A genomic window from Anthonomus grandis grandis chromosome 2, icAntGran1.3, whole genome shotgun sequence includes:
- the LOC126750151 gene encoding LOW QUALITY PROTEIN: uncharacterized protein LOC126750151 (The sequence of the model RefSeq protein was modified relative to this genomic sequence to represent the inferred CDS: substituted 1 base at 1 genomic stop codon), whose protein sequence is MKMLKLKPRGRRFTFDDKVFALSLLKQGPRAYKILRSTFALPSRKTLMNILNKIHFSPGIVPKVMDALKSTIANLDPLDRYCTLMFDEISLEPSLTYDRIWDEVVGFQDIDGQRTFKFADHALVFMVQRLKKKXMQPISFHFSQGGMNSDQLKILIRNTVLAIQELGLNIACTVCDQYIANINAIKKLKEESVRICTSDIDLFEVGGQEIVAIYDPPHLLKGIRNNLMLRDILYEIDNEKGSATWDHLIKLYELSDVGDFNTKMCYKLTDAHVYKEKLKKMKVKHAAQIFSHRVSSTMRWTVENGREGLLPKLAMKTATFLSFMDQVFDSLNGHSYDPEFGKELRCVIKDDSPHLKFWEKSSNVFNSARFITPKGEAIPPSIKNWSKTLRGFI, encoded by the exons ATGAAGATGCTGAAATTAAAACCTAGAGGTAGACGTTTTACATTTGATGATAAGGTGTTTGCTCTGTCTCTTTTAAAACAGGGTCCTAGAGCATATAAAATACTCAGATCAACCTTTGCTTTGCCATCAAGGAAAACCTTAATGAATATACTGaacaaaattcatttttcaCCAGGAATAGTTCCAAAAGTTATGGATGCCTTAAAGTCGACAATAGCAAATTTGGATCCTCTGGATAGATATTGCACTTTAATGTTTGACGAAATATCGTTAGAGCCGTCACTTACTTACGACAGGATATGGGATGAAGTTGTTGGTTTCCAAGACATAGATGGGCAACGAACATTCAAATTTGCAGACCATGCTTTAGTTTTTATGGTACAGAGactaaagaaaaaatgaatGCAACCAATTTCATTTCACTTTAGTCAAGGTGGGATGAATTCCGATCAACTGAAAATTCTTATAAGAAATACTGTATTGGCAATCCAAGAATTGGGGTTAAACATAGCTTGTACAGTATGTGATCAATATATTGCCAACattaatgcaataaaaaaattaaaagaagaatctGTTCGAATATGCACCTCTGACATTGACTTGTTTGAAGTTGGAGGGCAGGAAATTGTAGCAATTTATGACCCCCCTCATCTGCTCAAAGGAATTCGAAATAATTTAATGCTACGTGATATCCTATATGAAATAGACAATGAGAAAGGATCAGCAACTTGGGACCATCTGATTAAATTGTATGAATTATCAGACGTTGGTGACTTCAATACAAAGATGTGCTATAAACTTACAGATGCACATGTCtataaagaaaaacttaagaAGATGAAAGTCAAACATGCAGCTCAAATTTTTTCACATCGTGTCTCTTCCACCATGCGATGGACTGTTGAAAATG gtCGGGAAGGGTTATTACCAAAATTGGCTATGAAGACTGCAACATTTCTATCTTTTATGGACCAGGTGTTCGACAGTCTAAATGGACACTCATATGATCCAGAATTTGGAAAGGAATTGAGATGTGTAATAAAAGACGACTCTCCCCATTTGAAGTTTTGGGAAAAATCCAGCAATGTTTTTAATTCAGCCAGGTTTATAACCCCTAAGGGGGAAGCAATTCCACcttcaattaaaaattggaGTAAAACTCTCCGTGGATTTATATAA